The window CGGCTCTCGCAGCGGCCCGGGTATCGGTGCCGGGCGCGTGCGGCCGCGAGCCGTTAAGCACCTGCTGCTCGCGCACACCTCGTCCCGGGCGCCTGTTCGATGACGAAGGCGTCGCGGGTGTGGGTCAGGTGCAGCAGCCAGGCCACGGCGCAGGGCACGCAGCGCAGGCGGAGGACGGCGCCTCGTTCTTTGGCGCGGCGGTTGGCGGCCATCAGGGCGCTCAGGCCGGTGCAGTCGCAGAACGGGACGCCCGCCAGGTCCACAACCGTGCGCGGAAAGGTCGTGACGGCCTGCTGCAGAGCGTGGCGCAGTTCGGCGGCCGTGACCACGTCCAGCTCACCGGCGACGGTCACCACGCAGTGATCGGGTGCCGGCTGTCGGACCTGGATGTCGAGCGGCTTGAGCACAGCCTTTCTCCTCTGCTGATGCTCCCGTGCTGTCGCCGGAGTACCCCAGGTACCGCGATGTCCACCCGGCCGCCGCGGTGACCGGACGACGCTGCGGCCCACCTGGCTGTCCACCGCGCGCCGCACCCACCGCCTGGCGTCTAGGTCGTGACCGGGCACACCACGCACGGGCGCCCACCGGGGTGGCCCCACCTGACGGACGCGGCGCGGGGCCACCCCGGCATCCGGACAAGAACGCCGCCGCCGTCCTTGGCCCTGAGACCGGCCCAGGCCCCTGACGGGTGTCGCGTGCGGGTGGAAAGCCGCTGGCCATGCCAGAGTAAGAGCGTTAAATCCAAGCGCTCCCCCTGGAGTGGCCGGCAGTGCCCCCGGACCCCGACGGTCGTCACGTCCCCCGTTCTACCCCGCACAAGCGGCGGCACGGCCGTCACTCCGTGCCGCCTTTTTCACCTGATTCGCCGCTACTGCGGCATTTACGCATATGCCCTTGCCCACCAGGCTCACACCCCTGCGCAGGGACGAGCGGTCCCGCGTGTCCTGCCATGGCCCGCACCCCGGCTTCACCCGCCACCTGTGGCCGTCGGAGACTGCTGAGCAGGGCGGAGACCGCTGATCAGCTCCATAATGAAAACACTCGCATGGAACGGCGCGCCGGGTGCTCAGCCGCCGCCGAGGCCCGGTTGCCTTCCCAGGACCCCAGCCCGGCGCGACGCCGACTTCACCCCTCGGTGTGCTGCCCATGGAGAGCCGGCCCGGAGGCCGGCCGGGATGTTTCCGCCCCGCCCGGGGCAGGCACGAAGTAGCCCCAGCCGCCCACCGCCGAGGACCTACCCCCCCATGACCTCCCAGCCGAACAACCCCTTACGCCCGCGTAACGGCCGCCCGCACCCCGCGATGGCGGGCCGCGAGGAATACGTGGCCCGGATGGAAGAGGAAGTCGCCCAGCTCCGCCAGGCCGTCGCCTCCCACGCCAGCGTCGACCAGGCCATCGGCGTGCTCATCTGCCTGCACCAGATCAGCCCCGACACCGGCTTCACCGTGCTCCGCACCGCCTCCCAGCTCGCCAACACCAAACTCCACACCGTCGCCGACGCCGTCACCACCTGGGCACGCACCCATCAGCCACTCCCCGAACCGATCAAGGAAGCACTCGGCGAAGCCCTACGCCTCCACGCGGGCAACCAGGGCACTTCGATCGACTGACTGGCCGCGCTCGACAGCGCCGGCTCAGCCGGCCGGGCGCCTGCCTCGCACACGCGCGCGGCGACACGGTCATCGCTGCCGTGCCGCCGCGGATCCGCAACCTGCCACCACACGGCGAGTACCCACCACCCCCGGCCGAACCCACCACGTGACCCCCGCCCGCACGGATCGTTGAGCACAGCATTCGCGCCATGAACATCCCACCCCCCGGGGATACGCGAACCCTCGTGAGGGCCCGGAATACCGCGTCCCGCCTCGGGCCCTCACCCTTCCTGTCCCAGGCCCTGGGTAGGCCAACCGCCTCCGGAAACCGTCCCTCCATCTCGCCGACAGTCGTGCACCGGCTAAAGGCAACTGGTCACGTCCGTGGCGATCGTGACGTGATCGGCACAAGCTTCTCGGCCGGGCAGCCGTACCAGCGCGGGCTTGCCGCACGGAAAGCCGTGTACCCAGGCCGGCTGCCCGCCGGGCCCTTCCACCTCACGGGCCACCAGATGCCGACAAAGCTCACCGTCGTCCATGCACACCATCCCATTCCTGCCCTGCGACGCCTCGACCTGCGAGAACCGATTCAGCTCACCCACTTTGCCCCCAAATGCGTAGAACGGGGATAAGAACGATTGCGTACATGCCCTGTCGGGCGGCCGGGCCCGTAGCCGAGCATCTGGGCCGTAGCGGCCGCCGATGCGAGAAAGGTCGGCAGTGCCGGCTCCTGCCGAGGCAACGGTCGGCGCCGGGCTCTCTTCCATCGAGGTGAGGCGATCGACGGTCTGAGATGCGCCCGTCCGGGTCACCAGTGATAGCGGCCGGCTCGTGGCCGGGTGACGGTGGACAGAGTCTCGACCTCTCCGCCCTCTGCCCCACCGAAGGAGCACCATCATGCCCGGACGCCATACCGTCATCCGCAGCCTGCACGATCTGGGTCTGGCGGCATGGTTCGGCGGCTCCCTGATGGGTGCGGCCGGCCTCAACGGCGCGGCACGCCAGGAAGGCGCCACGGATGCGGCCACAGCGCGCATCGCGTCGGCCGGGTGGACCAAGTGGATGCCGGTCAGTGCCGCCGCGATCGGCGCCCACCTGTACGGCGGCGGCGGCCTGCTCGCCGTCAACGCCCACCGCCTCGCCAAGCAGAAAGGCGTGGCCGCCTCCTCCGCGGCGAAGACGGTCGTCACCGCGACGGCGCTGGCCGCCACCGCCTACGCACGCATCCTCGGCAAGAAGATCGACCTCGCCACCTCCGTCGACCCCCACGACCTCGAGAAGGCGGCCCAGCACCCCATCGACACCGAAAAAGCCCAGCGCCGCCTCGCCTGCGTGCAATGGGCGGTGCCCGCCCTCACCGGATGCCTGGTGGTCCTCAACGCCCTGCAGGGCGAACAACAGCGGCCCCTCGAACAACTCCGCGGCATGTGGGACCACGCCCGGTCCACCGCCCCGCTCATCCACTGAGCGTCAGCAAGCAGCACTGCCACGACAGGGCTGCGCCGCAACGGGAGGGAACGCTCGCCGGCCGTCAGCCGACCGCAGTAGGGCCGGAGCCCGCCTTCCTCTGGACGTGCGGAATGCGGCGAGGGCGTAGGCGACGTACGCGGCTGTTTGCTCAAGGGGTGGCGATGGCTGCGACGGCACGCCCCGGACCCATGGGAGAGCTGGCTGTACTGGAACGGAAGCAGTCAATGCCGGGTAGGGCGATCTGTCACTGCGCGATGGAGAGGGCCGGTGCGTGCCCCTCGCCGTCGCCAGCTGGTCCAGACGGGCCGACACCGAGGAAAGCGCTAGGCATCGATGTCTGCCCTTCAGCCGTGGCCGCGACGGTCAGCCTCAAGGTGAGGCAGGCAGTCGGCGACGCGAGCGGGAAAGCGGCCTTGATCGCTCCCAGCCCCCAAGCCCAGCGGATGCTCGACACCACCGGCATCAGCCAGGTCTTCTCCTTCCACCCCCATCGCCGCCATCGACCCCTCGAACACCAGCTCCGACGGTTAGCG of the Streptomyces sp. 1222.5 genome contains:
- a CDS encoding STAS domain-containing protein, yielding MLKPLDIQVRQPAPDHCVVTVAGELDVVTAAELRHALQQAVTTFPRTVVDLAGVPFCDCTGLSALMAANRRAKERGAVLRLRCVPCAVAWLLHLTHTRDAFVIEQAPGTRCARAAGA
- a CDS encoding ANTAR domain-containing protein; the protein is MTSQPNNPLRPRNGRPHPAMAGREEYVARMEEEVAQLRQAVASHASVDQAIGVLICLHQISPDTGFTVLRTASQLANTKLHTVADAVTTWARTHQPLPEPIKEALGEALRLHAGNQGTSID